In the genome of Telluria beijingensis, one region contains:
- a CDS encoding sensor histidine kinase, with the protein MALATSILCGVLTIILVALVQNQARDHVRESIGFGLGELAQQAADKLDRGMYERYREINLLARRIADLGPHSTLESQRRMLDDAHRSYGYYSWLGIATVDGKVRVAARGLLEGANVGARPWFRNALAGTHIGDVHEALLLAKLLPRVDGEPQRFVDVAFPIGAPDGRPRAVLGAHLSWQWAQDVERSVIEPIQEGRRVDALIVDTQGLVLLGPPELQGTTIDTASLRAAHGKRGVGYVLERWADGRDYLVGYSQTRGHADYPGLGWTVLLRQEAGNAYAPVQRLGQYALWTGVGLAVLFSIAGALVANWITHPIKSLQAHADRIRHGAAAPLVPDERSYDEVRSLSSALNTLLADLVRRRRELEELNRTLEQRVADRTQELASALAIVQQNAQHINTIIETAHDAFIGMDLDGMVTDWNTQAERMFGWRRHEAIGRPLADLVLPQRYHDSLRRAVVEFRTTGHTNALNRRVERIVRTRQGEEFAIEMTAGIAGIGERSFFSIFLHDISLRKRVDQMKNELVATVSHELRTPLTSMRASLSLLKSGAAGPIDGEVEELVEIAHRHCERLVRLVSDMLDVEKIESGRLTAHPKPQPLAPIVDDALGAMRVQAHDARVDLCSDCVAGAAAARAEVDRDRITQVLLNLLSNALKFAPPESAIDVTLAQAGRGLRITVADRGPGIPAAFRARIFQRFAQANSGADRKTSSGLGLAISRQILVEHGGELWFEDRAGGGTCFHVDLPLAGSGRVAAA; encoded by the coding sequence ATGGCGCTCGCCACCTCGATCCTGTGCGGCGTCCTCACGATCATCCTGGTCGCCCTGGTGCAGAACCAGGCGCGCGACCACGTGCGCGAAAGCATCGGCTTCGGCCTGGGCGAACTGGCCCAGCAGGCCGCCGACAAGCTCGACCGCGGCATGTACGAGCGCTACCGCGAGATCAACCTGCTGGCGCGCCGCATCGCCGATCTGGGGCCGCACTCGACGCTCGAATCGCAGCGCCGCATGCTCGACGACGCCCATCGCAGCTACGGCTACTACAGCTGGCTGGGCATCGCCACCGTGGATGGCAAGGTGCGGGTGGCGGCGCGCGGCCTGCTCGAAGGCGCCAACGTCGGCGCGCGGCCGTGGTTCAGGAACGCCCTGGCCGGCACCCATATCGGCGACGTGCACGAGGCGCTGCTGCTGGCCAAGCTGCTGCCGCGGGTGGATGGCGAACCGCAGCGCTTCGTCGACGTCGCCTTCCCGATCGGGGCGCCGGACGGGCGTCCGCGCGCGGTGCTGGGCGCCCACCTGTCGTGGCAGTGGGCGCAGGACGTCGAGCGCTCGGTGATCGAGCCGATCCAGGAAGGGCGCCGGGTGGACGCCCTGATCGTCGATACCCAGGGCCTGGTGCTGCTCGGGCCGCCCGAACTGCAGGGCACCACCATCGATACCGCCAGCCTGCGCGCGGCGCACGGCAAGCGCGGGGTCGGCTATGTGCTGGAGCGCTGGGCCGATGGCCGCGACTACCTGGTGGGCTATAGCCAGACCCGCGGCCACGCCGACTATCCCGGCCTGGGCTGGACCGTGCTGCTGCGCCAGGAAGCGGGCAATGCCTATGCGCCGGTGCAGCGGCTGGGCCAGTACGCGCTATGGACCGGCGTCGGCCTGGCGGTGCTGTTCTCGATCGCCGGCGCACTGGTGGCCAACTGGATCACCCATCCGATCAAGAGCCTGCAGGCCCACGCCGACCGCATCCGGCACGGTGCGGCCGCGCCGCTGGTGCCGGACGAGCGGTCATACGACGAGGTGCGCAGCCTGTCCAGCGCCCTCAACACCCTGCTGGCCGACCTGGTGCGGCGCCGGCGCGAGCTGGAAGAACTGAACCGCACGCTGGAACAGCGGGTGGCGGACCGCACCCAGGAACTGGCCAGCGCACTGGCCATCGTCCAGCAGAACGCCCAGCACATCAACACCATCATCGAGACCGCCCACGACGCCTTCATCGGCATGGACCTGGACGGCATGGTCACCGACTGGAACACCCAGGCCGAGCGCATGTTCGGCTGGCGCCGCCACGAGGCGATCGGGCGGCCGCTGGCCGACCTGGTGCTGCCGCAGCGCTACCACGACTCGCTGCGGCGCGCGGTCGTCGAGTTCCGCACCACCGGCCATACCAATGCCCTGAACCGGCGCGTGGAACGCATCGTGCGCACGCGCCAGGGAGAGGAGTTCGCGATCGAGATGACGGCCGGGATCGCGGGCATCGGCGAGCGCAGCTTCTTCAGCATCTTCCTGCACGATATCTCGCTGAGAAAGCGCGTGGACCAGATGAAGAACGAGCTGGTGGCCACCGTTTCGCATGAACTGCGCACTCCGCTGACCTCGATGCGCGCGTCGCTGTCGCTGCTCAAGAGCGGCGCGGCCGGGCCGATCGATGGCGAGGTGGAGGAACTGGTCGAGATCGCGCACCGCCACTGCGAACGCCTGGTGCGCCTGGTAAGCGATATGCTGGACGTGGAAAAGATCGAATCGGGACGCCTGACCGCCCATCCCAAGCCCCAGCCCCTGGCGCCGATCGTGGACGACGCGCTGGGCGCGATGCGGGTCCAGGCCCACGATGCCCGCGTCGACTTGTGTAGCGACTGCGTCGCGGGGGCGGCCGCGGCACGGGCCGAGGTCGACCGCGACCGCATCACCCAGGTCCTGCTGAACCTGCTGTCGAACGCCCTCAAGTTCGCGCCGCCGGAGAGCGCGATCGACGTGACCCTGGCGCAGGCGGGACGCGGCCTGCGGATCACGGTCGCCGACCGCGGCCCGGGGATTCCGGCCGCCTTCCGCGCCCGCATCTTCCAGCGCTTCGCCCAGGCGAATTCCGGCGCGGACCGCAAGACCAGCTCGGGACTGGGCCTGGCGATCAGCCGCCAGATCCTGGTCGAGCACGGCGGGGAACTGTGGTTCGAAGACCGCGCGGGGGGCGGCACCTGCTTCCATGTCGATCTGCCGCTGGCCGGAAGCGGCCGCGTGGCGGCGGCCTGA
- a CDS encoding response regulator transcription factor, which produces MTRHILVVDDQPDLRLLIRLTLRALGEVAQAASAEAALAQLATGKPDLLILDVWLGEGISGLELCRKLKDDPAMAGMKIMLLSACGQQSDIATGLAAGADHYMVKPFSPEALMEAAAGLLES; this is translated from the coding sequence GTGACGCGCCATATCCTGGTGGTCGACGACCAGCCCGACCTGCGCCTGCTGATCCGGCTCACCCTGCGCGCGCTGGGCGAGGTGGCGCAGGCCGCCAGCGCCGAGGCCGCGCTGGCGCAGCTGGCCACTGGCAAGCCCGACCTGCTGATCCTGGACGTGTGGCTGGGTGAAGGCATCAGCGGGCTGGAACTTTGCCGCAAGCTGAAGGACGATCCGGCCATGGCCGGGATGAAGATCATGCTGCTGTCGGCCTGCGGCCAGCAGAGCGACATCGCCACCGGCCTGGCGGCCGGGGCCGACCACTACATGGTCAAGCCGTTCAGCCCGGAGGCCTTGATGGAGGCCGCGGCTGGCCTGCTGGAGAGCTGA
- a CDS encoding VOC family protein produces MGTQGNHHQIDNIEFNVADIARSKAFYGQVFGWTFVDYGPGYTEFRDGRLAGGFTTDGPVRAGGPLVILYSSDLEATLGKVTAAGAVISKDTFEFPGGRRFHFIDPDGYELAVWTAVTDA; encoded by the coding sequence ATGGGCACGCAAGGCAACCACCATCAGATCGACAATATCGAATTCAATGTCGCCGACATCGCGCGCAGCAAGGCCTTCTATGGCCAGGTGTTCGGCTGGACCTTCGTCGACTACGGCCCCGGCTACACCGAATTCCGCGACGGTCGGCTCGCCGGCGGCTTCACCACCGACGGCCCGGTGCGCGCCGGCGGCCCGCTGGTGATCCTGTACTCAAGCGACCTCGAAGCGACCCTGGGCAAGGTGACCGCCGCCGGCGCCGTCATCAGCAAGGACACCTTCGAATTCCCGGGCGGGCGCCGCTTCCATTTCATCGATCCCGACGGCTACGAGCTGGCGGTGTGGACGGCCGTTACCGACGCTTGA